Proteins co-encoded in one Streptomyces sp. NBC_01571 genomic window:
- a CDS encoding zinc-dependent alcohol dehydrogenase family protein — MRGVVMYTAGDVRVEEREDPKIIEHTDAIVKLTATCICGSDLWPYRAVEAADHTLMGHEYVGVVEEVGDAVKTVKPGDFVVGSFVISDNTCEICQAGFQSKCVHAEFVHGGIGTQAEKARIPLADGTLVATPGQPDPELIPALLAASDVLGTGWYAAVAAEAGPGKTVAVVGDGAVGLMAILAAKHLGAERIIAMSRHPERQKLARYYGATDIVEERGDEGVAKIKELTGGLGAHSVVEAVGTQESFMQAVGATRGGGHLGYVGVNYDVQIPGIELFFAGIHTQGGPAPVRRFLPELIQLIWDKKIDPGKVFDLTLPLEQAPEGYKAMDERRATKVLLTL; from the coding sequence ATGCGTGGAGTAGTGATGTACACCGCCGGCGACGTCCGCGTGGAGGAGCGCGAGGATCCGAAGATCATCGAGCACACCGACGCGATCGTGAAGCTGACCGCGACCTGCATCTGCGGCTCGGACCTGTGGCCGTACCGCGCCGTCGAAGCCGCCGACCACACGCTCATGGGCCACGAGTACGTGGGCGTGGTCGAAGAGGTCGGTGACGCGGTGAAGACCGTCAAGCCCGGAGACTTCGTCGTCGGCTCGTTCGTCATTTCCGACAACACCTGCGAGATCTGCCAGGCCGGCTTCCAGTCCAAGTGCGTGCACGCCGAGTTCGTCCACGGTGGCATCGGCACCCAGGCCGAGAAGGCCCGCATCCCGCTGGCCGACGGCACCCTGGTCGCCACCCCCGGACAGCCCGACCCCGAGCTGATCCCCGCCCTGCTCGCCGCGTCCGACGTCCTGGGCACCGGCTGGTACGCCGCCGTAGCCGCCGAGGCCGGGCCCGGCAAGACCGTCGCAGTCGTCGGCGACGGCGCGGTCGGCCTCATGGCGATCCTGGCCGCCAAGCACCTCGGCGCCGAGCGCATCATCGCAATGTCCCGCCACCCCGAGCGGCAGAAGCTGGCCCGCTACTACGGCGCCACCGACATCGTCGAAGAGCGCGGCGACGAGGGCGTCGCCAAGATCAAGGAACTCACCGGCGGTCTCGGCGCCCACTCAGTCGTCGAGGCGGTCGGCACCCAGGAATCGTTCATGCAGGCCGTCGGCGCCACCCGCGGCGGCGGCCACCTGGGCTACGTGGGCGTCAACTACGACGTCCAGATTCCCGGCATCGAGCTGTTCTTCGCCGGCATCCACACCCAAGGCGGCCCCGCCCCCGTGCGCCGCTTCCTCCCTGAGCTGATCCAGCTCATCTGGGACAAGAAGATCGATCCCGGCAAGGTCTTCGACCTCACCCTCCCCCTGGAGCAAGCCCCGGAGGGCTACAAGGCGATGGACGAGCGCCGCGCGACCAAGGTCCTGCTTACCCTCTGA
- a CDS encoding MFS transporter encodes MTTRGDTLHAPDALQGTGPGQLPARLPLVVHVLALGTFLMGTTEFVVAGLLPEIAGDVQVSVAQAGLLITVFAVGMIVGAPLMAMLTLRLPRRLTLILALGVFGAGHVIVAVGASFSLLLLARFLTALATGAFWAVANVVAARAAGPVSSSRALGVVGAGAMLANVVGVPLGAFAGQVMGWRGPFWALAALGAAAMVLIARHVPHDEVSHAAVSIRSELSALRSGRMWLVLVACATTTGGVLATYSYISPLLTDRAGLASGLVPLVLVGFGGGALAGFLVGGRLGDHRPHTTTIAAAATTPILLLALCLLSRSAAPTIVLVALLGLFGLGANPVLISLGVRFAGRAPTLGSALTVSAFNLGTAAGSWIAGLALESSLRATGPAAVGTAIAALTLIPTIAIALTQRRRSAVVVPDPGPDTSAL; translated from the coding sequence ATGACGACGCGAGGAGACACCCTCCACGCCCCCGACGCCCTGCAGGGCACTGGCCCTGGGCAGCTGCCCGCCCGGCTTCCGCTCGTCGTCCACGTCCTGGCGCTGGGCACGTTCTTGATGGGCACGACCGAGTTCGTGGTTGCGGGCCTGTTGCCGGAGATTGCCGGTGACGTGCAGGTCAGCGTGGCCCAGGCCGGTCTGTTGATCACTGTCTTCGCGGTTGGGATGATCGTCGGTGCGCCGCTGATGGCGATGCTGACGTTGCGGCTTCCCCGGAGGCTGACGCTGATCCTGGCGCTGGGGGTCTTCGGGGCCGGGCACGTCATCGTCGCCGTCGGCGCCAGCTTCTCGCTGTTGCTGCTCGCGCGGTTCCTGACCGCGTTGGCGACCGGCGCGTTCTGGGCGGTGGCCAACGTGGTAGCCGCCCGTGCTGCAGGCCCCGTCTCGAGTTCTCGCGCCCTGGGCGTCGTGGGCGCCGGCGCGATGCTCGCCAACGTCGTCGGCGTGCCGCTGGGTGCTTTCGCCGGACAGGTCATGGGCTGGCGGGGCCCGTTCTGGGCGCTCGCGGCCCTGGGGGCAGCCGCCATGGTGCTCATCGCCCGCCACGTCCCGCACGACGAAGTGAGTCACGCGGCGGTGTCGATCCGCTCCGAACTGTCCGCTCTGCGCTCGGGCCGGATGTGGCTGGTCCTCGTGGCCTGCGCGACCACGACGGGCGGCGTGCTGGCGACGTACTCCTACATTTCGCCGCTGCTGACCGACCGGGCGGGGCTGGCCTCCGGCCTCGTGCCGCTGGTCCTGGTCGGATTCGGCGGCGGTGCCCTGGCGGGCTTCCTCGTGGGCGGCCGCCTGGGAGACCACCGTCCGCACACGACGACCATCGCTGCCGCTGCGACAACCCCGATCCTGCTCCTGGCGCTGTGCCTGCTGTCCCGGTCCGCCGCGCCCACGATCGTACTGGTCGCCCTGCTGGGGCTGTTCGGACTCGGCGCCAACCCGGTACTGATCTCCCTCGGCGTCCGCTTCGCAGGCCGGGCCCCCACCCTGGGGTCCGCCCTCACCGTCTCGGCATTCAATCTCGGCACCGCCGCCGGCTCCTGGATCGCGGGCCTCGCTCTGGAGTCATCCTTGCGAGCCACCGGTCCCGCCGCCGTTGGCACCGCCATCGCGGCTCTCACGCTGATCCCCACGATCGCCATCGCACTCACGCAGCGCCGTCGCTCGGCGGTGGTGGTGCCGGACCCGGGACCGGACACTTCGGCTCTTTGA
- a CDS encoding helix-turn-helix domain-containing protein, with product MERHPDRRADIRDFLATRRAKITPEQAGLPTSGRRRVPGLRREEVAVLAGVSTEWYTRLEKGHINGVSEDVLDAVAGALQLDDDERTYLFDLARAAQPSSRTPRRRKAVDVPPRVQWLLDSMTLSAGLVTNGRLDIVATNALARALFAPLFDSETTDARGRPNFARYWFLDRGAPDFVADWHGALGATVALLRAEAGRYPHDKALRELIGELCTTSAEFRTRWAAHDVRIHHGGVKQFQHPDAGTVELVYQPLDLPISPREVHSLTIYTAEPDTPDEDRLKLLASWAATRSKEISPTSDRDS from the coding sequence ATGGAACGCCACCCCGACCGCCGCGCCGACATCCGTGACTTCCTCGCCACCCGGCGCGCCAAGATCACCCCGGAGCAGGCCGGGTTGCCCACCAGCGGCCGACGCCGGGTTCCGGGGCTGCGGCGCGAGGAAGTCGCCGTCCTCGCCGGCGTGAGCACCGAGTGGTACACGCGTCTGGAGAAGGGCCACATCAACGGAGTGTCCGAAGACGTCCTCGACGCGGTCGCCGGTGCGCTGCAGCTGGACGACGACGAACGCACCTACCTGTTCGACCTGGCCCGGGCAGCCCAGCCGTCCAGCCGCACCCCCCGCCGCCGCAAGGCCGTCGATGTACCGCCCCGCGTCCAGTGGCTACTCGACTCCATGACACTGTCCGCGGGCCTCGTCACCAACGGCCGCCTCGACATCGTCGCCACCAACGCACTGGCCCGCGCCCTGTTCGCACCATTGTTCGACAGCGAGACCACCGATGCTCGAGGCCGGCCGAACTTCGCCCGGTACTGGTTCCTCGACCGCGGGGCACCCGACTTCGTCGCCGACTGGCACGGCGCCCTCGGCGCCACCGTCGCCCTGCTGCGTGCCGAGGCGGGCCGCTACCCGCACGACAAGGCGCTGCGCGAACTGATCGGTGAACTGTGCACGACGAGCGCCGAATTCCGCACTCGTTGGGCCGCCCACGACGTGCGCATCCACCATGGCGGGGTCAAACAATTCCAGCACCCTGACGCCGGAACCGTCGAGCTCGTCTACCAGCCGCTGGACCTGCCCATTTCTCCACGCGAGGTCCACTCGCTGACCATCTACACGGCCGAGCCGGACACCCCCGATGAGGACCGGCTCAAGCTCCTCGCAAGCTGGGCAGCGACCAGGTCCAAGGAGATAAGCCCTACCAGTGACCGGGACTCGTGA
- a CDS encoding transposase, with the protein MTSHRSRTWAPRGDTPVVRFNGASRGRISMAALVCFKAGERSRLMYRSRIQGHHRGAHRGFTWQDYRDLLVRAHLQLGGTVVVIWDNLNVHRCTRLREYAAEHALLTIVQLPSYAPDLNPVEGIWSLLRRSTTANVVFRDRDHLVDAVRSGLRRIQRRPDLIEGCLAETGLSLDTTTQRKGQ; encoded by the coding sequence ATGACGTCGCACCGCTCACGCACCTGGGCACCCAGAGGGGACACACCCGTGGTGCGGTTCAACGGCGCTTCCCGCGGCCGCATCTCGATGGCCGCACTGGTGTGCTTCAAGGCCGGCGAACGCAGCCGCCTGATGTACCGCTCTCGCATCCAGGGCCATCACCGAGGCGCCCACCGTGGCTTCACCTGGCAGGACTACCGTGACCTTCTCGTACGGGCCCACCTCCAACTCGGCGGCACCGTCGTGGTGATCTGGGACAATCTGAATGTTCACCGCTGCACCCGATTACGTGAGTACGCGGCAGAGCACGCCTTGCTCACCATAGTCCAACTGCCCAGCTATGCCCCCGACCTCAATCCCGTCGAGGGCATCTGGTCGCTGCTTCGTCGCAGCACTACCGCCAACGTCGTCTTCCGTGACCGTGACCACCTTGTCGACGCCGTCCGCAGCGGCCTGCGCCGCATCCAACGACGCCCCGACCTCATCGAGGGCTGCCTCGCCGAAACCGGACTTTCGCTCGACACGACAACTCAACGGAAAGGTCAGTAA
- a CDS encoding winged helix-turn-helix domain-containing protein: MLIAGRLGVSLSVRGVWELLRRHGWSCRQPARRAVERDEAAVAGWVKETWPQAKPPRRRSGHGWSSRTRPPSR; this comes from the coding sequence GTGCTGATCGCGGGACGGCTCGGTGTGTCGTTGTCGGTCCGAGGAGTGTGGGAGCTGCTGCGACGGCATGGCTGGTCGTGCCGGCAGCCCGCGCGGCGGGCGGTCGAACGGGATGAGGCGGCGGTGGCCGGCTGGGTGAAGGAGACCTGGCCCCAGGCAAAGCCACCGCGGCGGCGCTCGGGGCATGGCTGGTCTTCGAGGACGAGGCCGCCGTCTCGATGA
- a CDS encoding DNA polymerase III subunit alpha yields MSCGFTHLHVASGYSARYGAALPHVLVERAVERGMTTLALTDRDTVTGTVRFAKAAAAAGIRPVFGVDVAVAPLRTPAPQTARARTPVRGGAHVMEPLLRVTLLAQNLAGWARLCRLVSAAHAEADGGLPVVSWPVLREYADRDLVVLLGPSSEPVRALSAGRPDVAEQLLGPWRELADERLRLETVYLGQQGTGPGSLRLAARTVGLAGELGVRAVLTNAVRYADPTQHRLADVLDAARLLRPVDRRHLDGGERWLKDPAAMAVAAERVAEAAGGGRTEPARLLAETEATGQSCALTPADLGLGRPHFPEPSVVGARPEPGSAMRLLRQRCEAGMVARGLDRDAPAVRQLDYELDVIGRLGFEPYFLAVAQVVADTRALGIRVAARGSGAGSMVNHALFVATANPLEHRLLFERFLSERRTSLPDIDLDVESARRLEVYDAIIDRFGRERTAVTGMPETYRARHALRDTGLALGLPPQVVNEVAKSFPHIRARDIRSALTELPELRQLAARAEKFGPLWELAEGLDALPRGFAMHPCGVTLSNASLLDRLPVQPTPAGYPALLADKEDVEDLGLLKLDVLGVRMQSAMAHAVTEIHRTTGRALDLDNPDHVDLNDRLAFELIQASDTVGLFQLESPGQQDLVGRLQPRHMQDVIADISLFRPGPVSGGMPAMFIAARHGAEPHYPHPDLKPILNDTYGVVIWHEQIIAILSKMTGCDRAAGDVARRALADPDRLPKLEAWFRQTAGERGYSSTVLDEVWGIISQFGAYGFCRAHAVAFAVPALQSAFLKARYPAFLYAGLLEHDPGMWPRRVIVSDARRHGVPILPVDVNHSRAQHSVEKTEQGWGVRLAFSTVKGVSEAEVSRLVDGQPYAGLQDLWQRGRPSLPTAQHLIRIGALDALATGLTRRDLLLQSVELHRQSRARAATDGQLPLGGDLVSTEASGLPEMTSRDKLDAELETLQIDVTHHLMDHHHRLLNELGATDAAHLRAMVPGQKVLVAGVRASTQTPPIPSGKRVIFVTLEDSAGLVDIAFFEDSHEQVAHTVFHSGLLLVRGTVEARGPRRTVVGEMAWNLEEVAAARRDHGPQAALDLLGRTTPSPTPAGTATPQRTLTDGTAGARLHPYADLQPAGTRSADLRRLGHRSPGSAG; encoded by the coding sequence GTGAGCTGTGGATTTACTCATCTGCACGTCGCGTCCGGCTACTCCGCCCGCTACGGCGCCGCCCTCCCCCACGTCCTGGTTGAGCGTGCGGTCGAGCGTGGGATGACGACGCTCGCGCTGACCGACCGCGACACCGTCACCGGGACCGTCCGCTTCGCCAAGGCCGCCGCGGCCGCCGGAATCCGGCCCGTCTTCGGTGTCGACGTCGCCGTCGCCCCACTTCGTACGCCCGCCCCGCAGACCGCCCGTGCGCGCACACCGGTACGGGGCGGCGCGCATGTCATGGAGCCGCTGCTGCGGGTCACGTTGCTCGCGCAGAATCTGGCGGGGTGGGCGCGGCTGTGTCGTCTGGTGTCCGCCGCGCACGCCGAGGCCGACGGCGGTCTGCCGGTCGTGTCCTGGCCGGTTCTGCGTGAGTACGCCGACCGCGACCTGGTGGTGCTGCTCGGTCCTTCCTCCGAGCCGGTGCGTGCTCTGTCCGCGGGCCGCCCTGACGTGGCCGAGCAGCTGCTCGGGCCGTGGCGGGAGCTGGCTGACGAGAGGCTGCGGCTGGAGACGGTGTATCTGGGGCAGCAGGGGACGGGGCCGGGGTCGCTGCGGCTGGCCGCGCGCACGGTGGGCCTGGCCGGCGAGCTCGGTGTGCGCGCGGTGCTGACGAACGCGGTCCGCTACGCCGACCCCACGCAGCACCGGCTCGCGGACGTGCTCGATGCGGCGCGGCTGCTGCGGCCCGTCGACCGCCGGCACCTGGACGGCGGCGAGCGGTGGCTGAAGGACCCGGCCGCCATGGCCGTGGCCGCCGAGCGCGTCGCGGAAGCCGCCGGTGGCGGCCGGACAGAGCCCGCCCGACTGCTCGCAGAAACGGAGGCGACCGGCCAGTCCTGCGCCCTGACCCCGGCAGATCTGGGCCTGGGCCGACCGCACTTCCCCGAGCCGTCCGTCGTGGGTGCGAGGCCCGAGCCCGGGTCGGCGATGCGGCTGCTGCGGCAGCGCTGTGAGGCCGGGATGGTCGCCCGCGGCCTCGACAGGGACGCACCCGCGGTACGGCAGCTCGACTATGAACTCGACGTCATCGGCCGCCTGGGCTTCGAGCCGTACTTCCTGGCCGTGGCTCAGGTGGTGGCCGACACGAGAGCGCTGGGGATCCGCGTTGCCGCGCGCGGTTCGGGTGCCGGCTCGATGGTCAATCACGCGCTTTTTGTAGCCACGGCCAACCCACTTGAGCACCGCCTGTTGTTCGAACGGTTCCTCAGTGAGCGCCGGACGTCGCTGCCGGACATCGATCTCGACGTGGAGTCCGCGCGGCGCCTGGAGGTGTATGACGCGATCATCGACCGGTTCGGCCGCGAACGGACCGCGGTCACCGGCATGCCCGAGACCTACCGGGCCCGGCATGCCTTGCGTGATACCGGGCTCGCCCTCGGCCTGCCGCCCCAGGTCGTCAACGAGGTCGCCAAGAGCTTTCCGCACATCCGGGCCCGCGACATCCGCTCCGCCCTGACCGAGCTTCCCGAACTGCGCCAGCTCGCCGCCCGGGCCGAAAAGTTCGGCCCGCTGTGGGAACTCGCCGAGGGCCTGGACGCACTGCCACGCGGATTCGCCATGCACCCCTGCGGAGTGACCCTCTCCAACGCGTCGCTGCTGGACCGGCTGCCGGTGCAGCCGACTCCTGCCGGATATCCGGCTTTGCTCGCCGATAAAGAGGATGTTGAAGATCTGGGGCTGCTCAAGCTCGATGTGCTCGGGGTTCGGATGCAGTCGGCCATGGCGCACGCCGTCACCGAGATCCACCGCACCACCGGGCGGGCCCTCGACCTCGACAACCCCGACCACGTCGACCTCAACGACCGCCTGGCGTTCGAACTCATCCAGGCCTCCGACACCGTCGGCCTGTTCCAACTCGAATCACCCGGCCAACAGGACCTGGTGGGAAGACTGCAGCCGCGCCACATGCAGGACGTGATCGCCGACATCTCCCTGTTCCGGCCCGGACCCGTGTCCGGGGGCATGCCCGCCATGTTCATCGCGGCCCGCCACGGCGCCGAGCCCCACTACCCGCACCCGGACCTTAAGCCGATCCTCAACGACACCTACGGCGTGGTGATCTGGCACGAGCAGATCATCGCGATCCTGTCGAAGATGACCGGCTGCGACCGGGCCGCCGGCGACGTCGCCCGCCGCGCCCTCGCCGACCCCGACCGGCTGCCGAAGCTCGAAGCCTGGTTCCGACAGACGGCAGGTGAGCGCGGCTACAGCAGCACGGTGCTGGACGAAGTCTGGGGGATTATTTCCCAGTTCGGCGCGTACGGCTTCTGCCGCGCCCACGCGGTCGCGTTCGCCGTTCCCGCACTCCAGAGCGCCTTCCTGAAAGCCCGGTATCCAGCGTTCTTGTACGCCGGGCTGCTGGAGCACGACCCGGGAATGTGGCCGCGCCGCGTCATCGTGTCCGACGCCCGCCGGCACGGTGTGCCGATCCTGCCCGTCGACGTCAACCACTCCCGCGCCCAGCACAGCGTCGAGAAGACCGAGCAGGGCTGGGGGGTACGTCTCGCCTTCAGCACCGTGAAGGGCGTCAGCGAAGCGGAAGTCAGCCGGCTCGTCGACGGGCAGCCGTATGCCGGTCTGCAGGACCTGTGGCAGCGCGGGCGGCCGTCCCTGCCGACCGCGCAGCACCTGATCCGTATCGGCGCGCTGGATGCGCTCGCGACCGGTCTCACGCGGCGGGATCTGCTGCTGCAGTCCGTCGAGTTGCACCGGCAGTCCCGCGCCCGGGCCGCCACCGACGGTCAACTGCCCCTCGGCGGTGACCTGGTGTCGACCGAGGCGAGCGGTCTGCCGGAGATGACCAGCAGGGACAAGCTCGACGCGGAGCTGGAGACGCTCCAGATCGACGTCACCCACCACCTCATGGACCACCACCACCGACTGTTGAACGAGCTCGGTGCGACCGACGCCGCGCACCTGCGCGCGATGGTCCCCGGGCAGAAGGTGCTCGTCGCCGGTGTCCGGGCCTCCACGCAGACCCCACCGATCCCGTCCGGGAAACGGGTCATCTTCGTGACACTGGAGGACAGTGCGGGCCTGGTCGACATCGCGTTCTTCGAGGACTCCCACGAACAGGTCGCGCACACCGTCTTCCACTCCGGACTGCTGCTCGTGCGTGGCACCGTCGAGGCCCGCGGCCCGCGCCGCACCGTGGTCGGCGAGATGGCCTGGAACCTTGAAGAAGTCGCCGCGGCCCGCCGCGACCACGGACCGCAGGCCGCACTCGACCTCCTCGGCCGCACCACCCCCTCCCCCACCCCGGCGGGAACGGCCACACCGCAGCGCACCCTCACCGACGGGACCGCGGGAGCGCGTCTGCATCCGTACGCGGACCTTCAGCCCGCCGGGACCCGCTCGGCCGACCTGCGCCGCCTCGGCCACCGAAGCCCCGGAAGCGCAGGGTGA
- the lexA gene encoding transcriptional repressor LexA yields the protein MENTAPARRGRPPSTRNRGGELTSRQANIVDYITESVRRQGYPPSMREIGAAVQLASTSSVAHQLMALERKGVLYRDPQRPRAYRVRPSWALELGDRSTDPVDVPLVGRIAAGAPLLAEEMVEDVYSLPRQVVGDGDLFALTVSGDSMIDAAICDGDIVTVRRQDSADPGDIVAALLEDEATVKVLRREDGRVRLMPRNPAYEPIPGDDAQILGKVVGVLRLL from the coding sequence ATGGAGAACACCGCGCCCGCACGCCGGGGACGTCCCCCGAGCACCCGCAACAGGGGCGGTGAGCTGACCAGCCGCCAGGCGAACATCGTCGACTACATCACCGAATCAGTGCGCCGACAGGGCTATCCGCCCTCCATGCGGGAGATCGGCGCCGCCGTACAACTCGCCAGCACCTCCTCCGTCGCCCACCAGCTGATGGCCCTGGAACGCAAGGGCGTCCTCTACCGAGACCCGCAGCGCCCCCGCGCCTACCGTGTACGCCCGTCGTGGGCGCTCGAGCTCGGCGACCGCAGCACCGACCCGGTCGACGTACCGCTCGTCGGTCGTATCGCGGCCGGCGCGCCGCTGCTCGCCGAGGAGATGGTCGAGGACGTCTACTCCCTACCTCGCCAGGTCGTGGGTGACGGAGACCTGTTCGCCCTGACGGTCTCCGGCGACTCCATGATCGACGCGGCGATCTGTGACGGCGACATCGTGACCGTCCGACGCCAGGACAGCGCCGACCCAGGGGACATCGTCGCCGCGCTCCTGGAGGACGAGGCCACTGTCAAAGTCCTACGTCGCGAGGACGGCCGGGTGCGGCTGATGCCCCGCAACCCCGCCTATGAGCCGATTCCTGGCGATGACGCGCAGATCCTCGGCAAGGTCGTCGGCGTGCTGCGCCTGCTCTGA
- a CDS encoding hydrolase — translation MQHRRPRYRRRLIARALGTAGVLAVALGAGVTPSMAAGKASDRQSATGSSPDEDSTNWAPENDSAALPKDTHPAATLSRGRASAVQLKLPAPSGPYKVGTFSQHLVDKSRTDPYVSGNRARELMVTYWYPASSTSGHPVAPWMPSISGAHFLYSRGLSPQQVTLPQTSSHVLAPVDTKLGKLPVLLYSTGLHSDRAMGTALAEDLASRGYIVIAVDHTHDASEVQFPGNRLEVNTMPAGSHSSDTLNVRAADIRFVINQLGTIAKGGNPDVDHAKLPSGLSKSVDTSHIGMFGWSLGGAAVDTAMQLDHRIDAGANLDGQFFGTAPSKDLSRPFMLFSSGTHNRNNDSSWRKLWPHLKGYRVDIQLHGSRHLSFSDNEWLVPQVAPLLGLSPEQVQQQYGSIDPDRAIKIQRVYLAAFFDKQLRGKHTTLLNGPSGSYPEIAFVR, via the coding sequence ATGCAACACCGCAGACCGCGCTACCGCCGCAGACTCATAGCCCGAGCGCTCGGTACCGCAGGTGTGCTCGCTGTCGCCCTGGGCGCCGGGGTGACGCCTTCGATGGCCGCCGGGAAGGCGTCCGACAGGCAGTCGGCCACCGGATCCTCGCCCGACGAGGACTCCACGAACTGGGCGCCCGAGAACGACAGCGCGGCCCTACCCAAGGACACCCACCCGGCAGCCACGCTCAGCCGTGGCCGCGCCTCCGCCGTCCAGCTCAAGCTGCCCGCGCCGAGCGGGCCCTACAAGGTCGGCACCTTCAGCCAGCACCTCGTCGACAAGTCCCGGACGGACCCGTACGTATCCGGCAACCGGGCGCGCGAGTTGATGGTGACGTACTGGTACCCGGCCTCCTCCACCTCCGGGCACCCGGTGGCGCCGTGGATGCCGTCGATCTCGGGTGCTCACTTCCTGTACTCGCGCGGCCTGTCGCCGCAGCAGGTGACGCTGCCGCAGACTTCCAGCCACGTCCTGGCCCCGGTCGACACCAAGCTCGGCAAGCTCCCCGTGCTGCTGTACTCGACCGGGCTGCACTCGGACCGCGCGATGGGCACGGCCCTGGCCGAGGACCTCGCCAGCCGCGGCTACATCGTCATTGCCGTCGATCACACGCACGACGCCAGTGAGGTGCAGTTCCCGGGCAACCGGCTCGAGGTCAACACCATGCCGGCCGGCTCGCACTCGTCGGACACGCTCAACGTGCGCGCCGCCGACATTCGTTTCGTCATCAACCAGCTCGGCACCATCGCCAAGGGCGGCAACCCGGACGTCGACCACGCCAAGCTCCCCTCCGGTCTGTCGAAGTCCGTGGACACGTCCCACATCGGGATGTTCGGCTGGTCGCTGGGCGGCGCCGCGGTCGACACCGCCATGCAGCTCGACCACCGCATCGACGCCGGCGCCAACCTGGACGGCCAGTTCTTCGGCACGGCGCCGAGCAAGGACCTGAGCCGCCCGTTCATGCTGTTCAGTTCCGGCACGCACAACCGCAACAACGACTCGTCGTGGCGGAAGCTGTGGCCCCACCTGAAGGGGTACCGGGTCGACATCCAGCTCCACGGCTCGAGGCACCTGTCGTTCAGCGACAACGAGTGGCTGGTCCCGCAGGTGGCGCCCCTGCTCGGGCTCTCACCGGAGCAGGTGCAGCAGCAGTACGGCTCGATCGACCCCGACCGGGCGATCAAGATCCAGCGCGTGTACCTCGCCGCCTTCTTCGACAAGCAGCTGCGCGGCAAGCACACCACCCTGTTGAACGGGCCCTCCGGGAGTTACCCGGAGATCGCCTTCGTCCGCTGA